The Mesorhizobium sp. M1D.F.Ca.ET.043.01.1.1 genome contains a region encoding:
- a CDS encoding ABC transporter substrate-binding protein, whose product MSNELDYLSRRVAAGKLSRRDFLGRAAALGISAPFANSLLSSAARAAGPVKGGTLKAGLVGGESTNSLDPALMMTQVPFAFGKCWGEMIVELSPDGKLENRIAEEIGASDDAKTWTLKIRDGIEFHNGKTVTAEDVAATLERHSDEKSKSGALGYMKGIDTIKASGKEVVLTLKEPNADLPYLLSDYHLIVQPNGGKDKPDAGISAGPYKVKVNEPGVRHVGERFANYWQGDKMGHADQVEVVVINDATARTAALQGGQVNMINRVEPKIVDLIKRVPGVTIRNHSGPGHYVFIMHCNTAPFDNNDLRMALKLAINREEMLNKVLRGYGSLGNDFPINASYPLFTEIEQRKYDPDKAKFHYKKSGHDGSILLRTSDVAFPGAVDAAQLYQQSAAKAGIKLEIKREPGDGYWNEVWNKQPFCASYWGGRSTQDQMYSTAYLSSADWNDTRFKRPDFDKMVLAARAELDEAKRKQMYHDMAVMVRDEGGLILPMFNQFIDATGAKVAGWVDDPHQELCNGYALAKCWLEA is encoded by the coding sequence ATGTCTAACGAACTGGACTATCTCAGCCGCCGTGTCGCCGCCGGCAAGCTCAGCCGCCGCGATTTTCTCGGCCGCGCCGCCGCGCTCGGCATCTCCGCTCCCTTCGCCAATTCGCTGCTTTCCAGCGCAGCCCGCGCCGCCGGCCCGGTCAAGGGCGGCACGCTGAAGGCCGGCCTGGTCGGCGGTGAATCCACCAACAGCCTCGATCCGGCGCTGATGATGACGCAGGTGCCGTTCGCCTTCGGCAAATGCTGGGGCGAAATGATCGTCGAGCTCTCCCCCGACGGCAAGCTCGAGAACCGCATCGCCGAGGAGATCGGCGCTTCGGATGATGCGAAGACCTGGACGCTGAAGATCCGCGACGGCATCGAATTCCACAACGGCAAGACGGTGACCGCCGAGGACGTCGCCGCCACGCTGGAGCGCCATTCGGACGAAAAGTCGAAGTCCGGCGCGCTGGGCTACATGAAGGGCATCGACACCATCAAGGCCAGCGGCAAGGAAGTCGTGCTGACGCTGAAGGAGCCGAATGCCGACCTTCCCTACCTGCTCAGCGACTATCACCTGATCGTCCAGCCGAACGGCGGCAAGGACAAGCCCGACGCCGGCATCAGCGCCGGTCCGTACAAGGTCAAGGTCAACGAGCCCGGCGTGCGCCATGTCGGCGAGCGCTTCGCCAATTACTGGCAAGGCGACAAGATGGGCCATGCCGACCAGGTCGAAGTCGTCGTCATCAACGACGCGACGGCGCGCACGGCGGCCCTGCAGGGCGGCCAGGTCAACATGATCAACCGCGTCGAGCCGAAGATCGTCGACCTGATCAAGCGCGTGCCGGGCGTCACCATCCGCAACCACTCCGGTCCCGGCCACTACGTGTTCATCATGCATTGCAACACGGCGCCGTTCGACAACAACGACCTCAGGATGGCGCTCAAGCTGGCGATCAACCGCGAGGAGATGCTGAACAAGGTGCTGCGCGGCTACGGCTCGCTCGGCAACGACTTCCCGATCAATGCGTCCTACCCGCTGTTCACCGAGATCGAGCAGCGCAAATACGATCCCGACAAGGCCAAGTTCCACTACAAGAAGTCGGGCCATGACGGCTCGATCCTGCTCAGAACCTCCGATGTCGCCTTCCCCGGCGCCGTCGATGCCGCGCAGCTCTATCAGCAGAGCGCGGCCAAGGCCGGCATCAAGCTGGAGATCAAGCGCGAGCCGGGCGACGGCTACTGGAACGAGGTCTGGAACAAGCAGCCCTTCTGCGCCTCCTACTGGGGCGGCCGCTCGACCCAGGACCAGATGTACTCGACCGCCTACCTGTCGTCGGCCGACTGGAACGACACGCGTTTCAAGCGCCCGGACTTCGACAAGATGGTGCTTGCCGCGCGCGCCGAGCTCGACGAGGCCAAGCGTAAGCAGATGTACCACGACATGGCCGTCATGGTGCGCGACGAGGGCGGCCTGATCCTGCCGATGTTCAATCAGTTCATCGACGCCACCGGCGCCAAGGTCGCAGGCTGGGTGGACGATCCGCATCAGGAGCTTTGCAACGGCTACGCGCTGGCGAAGTGCTGGCTCGAAGCCTGA
- a CDS encoding ABC transporter permease has translation MSSPIVKLMAQRIALGILLLLAVSVLIFAGTQILPGDVAQAILGQSATPESLANLREQLGLNQPAYIRYFHWLGGVLTGDLGTAMSSGQDIATSIKDRLWNTLFLAFWAAIVAIPLAITLGLIAVRYRNGWIDKLISGLALASTSFPEFFIGYLLVFYFAVQHQWFPAISTVYEGMPPGERIQAIALPAAALTLVVLAHMMRMTRAAILNVMQSAYVETAELKGLSAFAVIRKHAFPNAIAPIINVVMLNLAYLVVGVVVVEVIFVYPGMGQYLVDHVTKRDVPVVQAVGLIFAAVYISLNIIADIAAIVANPRLRHPK, from the coding sequence ATGTCCTCACCCATCGTGAAACTGATGGCCCAGCGCATTGCGCTGGGCATCCTCCTTCTACTGGCCGTTTCGGTCCTGATCTTCGCCGGCACCCAGATCCTGCCCGGCGACGTCGCGCAAGCCATACTCGGACAATCGGCGACGCCGGAGTCGCTCGCCAATCTGCGCGAGCAGCTCGGGCTCAACCAGCCTGCCTATATCCGCTACTTCCACTGGCTGGGCGGCGTGCTCACCGGCGACCTCGGCACCGCCATGTCGAGCGGGCAGGACATCGCGACATCGATCAAGGATCGGCTTTGGAACACGCTGTTTCTGGCCTTCTGGGCGGCAATCGTCGCCATTCCGCTGGCGATCACGCTCGGCCTCATCGCCGTGCGCTACCGCAATGGCTGGATCGACAAGCTGATCTCCGGCCTGGCGCTGGCCTCGACCTCGTTCCCGGAGTTCTTCATCGGCTACCTGCTGGTCTTCTACTTCGCGGTTCAGCATCAATGGTTTCCCGCCATCTCCACCGTCTATGAAGGGATGCCCCCCGGGGAACGCATACAGGCGATCGCCCTGCCGGCGGCGGCCCTGACCCTGGTGGTGCTCGCCCACATGATGCGCATGACGCGCGCGGCGATCCTCAACGTCATGCAGTCGGCCTATGTCGAGACGGCCGAGCTCAAGGGCCTTTCCGCCTTTGCCGTCATCCGCAAGCATGCTTTCCCGAATGCGATCGCGCCTATCATCAACGTCGTCATGCTCAACCTTGCCTATCTGGTGGTGGGCGTCGTCGTGGTCGAGGTGATCTTCGTCTATCCCGGCATGGGCCAGTATCTCGTCGACCACGTCACCAAGCGCGACGTTCCCGTCGTGCAGGCGGTCGGCCTGATCTTCGCCGCCGTCTATATCAGCCTCAACATCATCGCGGACATTGCGGCGATCGTCGCCAATCCGCGGCTCAGGCATCCTAAGTGA
- a CDS encoding ABC transporter permease: MLDIRRIPIPALIGLVLTTLFVVAALFAPWIAPHGNAEIVSDTPWEPMSAAHWLGTDNLGRDLLSRMIYGARITLFIAVLATALSFSLGAILGFSAAVFGGWYDTILSRLVDLLMSIPTLIMALVVLSVLPSNLVTLILVMGILDSTRVYRLSRAVAVDINVMDYVEAAKLRGEGSGWIIFREILPNALSPLVSELGLRFIYAVLFLSTLSFLGLGVQPPDADWGGMVKENKDGIVFGIGAALIPAAAIAALAISVNLVADWVLNRTTSLKGGRG, translated from the coding sequence ATGCTGGATATCAGACGCATTCCCATCCCCGCACTGATCGGCCTGGTGCTGACCACCCTGTTCGTGGTGGCGGCGCTCTTCGCACCATGGATCGCGCCGCACGGCAATGCCGAGATCGTCAGCGATACCCCTTGGGAACCGATGTCGGCTGCGCATTGGCTGGGCACCGACAATCTCGGGCGCGACCTGCTCTCGCGCATGATCTACGGCGCCCGCATCACGCTGTTCATCGCCGTGCTGGCCACGGCGCTGTCCTTCTCGCTCGGCGCCATCCTGGGCTTCTCGGCCGCGGTGTTCGGCGGCTGGTACGACACAATCCTGTCGCGCCTCGTCGACCTCCTGATGTCGATACCGACGCTGATCATGGCCCTCGTCGTGCTCTCGGTGCTGCCTTCCAACCTGGTGACGCTGATCCTGGTGATGGGCATCCTCGATTCGACCCGCGTCTATCGCCTGTCGCGCGCGGTCGCCGTCGACATCAACGTCATGGACTATGTCGAGGCGGCGAAACTGCGTGGCGAGGGCAGCGGCTGGATCATCTTCCGCGAGATCCTGCCCAATGCGCTGTCGCCGCTGGTCTCGGAACTCGGCCTGCGCTTCATCTATGCCGTGCTGTTCCTGTCGACGCTGTCCTTCCTCGGTCTCGGCGTGCAGCCGCCGGATGCCGACTGGGGCGGCATGGTGAAGGAGAACAAGGACGGCATCGTCTTTGGCATCGGGGCCGCGCTCATCCCGGCGGCGGCGATCGCGGCACTGGCGATCTCGGTCAACCTCGTCGCCGACTGGGTGCTCAACCGCACGACGAGCCTGAAGGGAGGACGCGGCTGA
- a CDS encoding ABC transporter ATP-binding protein: MADSKAKSGLLLDIRNLRIEATVYPPGEAPKTITLVHDVSLTLEKGRVLGLIGESGAGKSTIGLSSMGYGRGGVRITGGEVILNGRDILKGGKEGFRKLRGREVCYVAQSAAAAFNPAHRLMDQVVEASLLHGTATRAEAEKRAVALFKKLSLPNPETIGERFPHQVSGGQLQRVMTAMALCSEPDLIVFDEPTTALDVTTQIDVLAAIKDAIRDTHVAALYITHDLAVVAQVSDEIMVLRHGRLVEWGGTRQIIKEPRQEYTNALVSVHEIEHKEQQPGTTPMLSVKNVTAAYGGGHVKVLKNVSVDIHPGQTLAVVGESGSGKSTLARAITGLLPPEQGSVVFDGRTLGNRLSDRPKEDLRQLQMIYQMADVAMNPRQTVGTIIGRPLEFYFGMRGRERDKRVAELLDEIEMGKGFIDRYPAELSGGQKQRVCIARSLAAKPKLIICDEVTSALDPLVANGILKLLLNLQQVEKVAYLFITHDLATVKSIADSIAVMYRGEVVRYGAKSKVLTPPFDAYTDLLLSSVPEMEIGWLEKAIAGRRMESAGN; encoded by the coding sequence ATGGCTGACAGCAAAGCGAAATCCGGACTGCTTCTCGACATCCGCAATCTGCGCATCGAAGCGACGGTCTATCCGCCCGGCGAAGCGCCGAAGACGATCACGCTTGTGCACGACGTGTCGCTGACCCTGGAAAAGGGCAGGGTGCTCGGGCTGATCGGCGAATCGGGCGCCGGCAAGTCGACGATCGGGCTGTCGTCCATGGGCTACGGCCGCGGCGGCGTGCGCATCACCGGCGGCGAGGTCATCCTCAACGGCCGCGACATCCTGAAAGGCGGCAAGGAAGGTTTTCGCAAATTGCGCGGCCGCGAGGTCTGCTATGTCGCGCAGTCGGCGGCGGCGGCCTTCAATCCGGCGCACCGGCTGATGGACCAGGTGGTGGAAGCTTCGCTCCTGCATGGCACCGCCACCCGGGCCGAGGCCGAGAAACGCGCCGTAGCGTTGTTCAAGAAGCTCAGCCTGCCCAACCCCGAAACCATCGGCGAGCGTTTCCCGCACCAGGTCTCCGGCGGCCAGCTGCAGCGCGTGATGACGGCGATGGCGCTGTGCTCGGAGCCGGATCTGATCGTCTTCGACGAGCCGACCACCGCTCTCGACGTGACGACGCAGATCGACGTGCTGGCGGCGATCAAGGACGCCATCCGCGACACGCATGTGGCGGCTCTATACATCACCCACGACCTCGCCGTCGTGGCGCAGGTGTCGGACGAGATCATGGTGCTGCGCCACGGCCGCTTGGTCGAATGGGGCGGCACCCGCCAGATCATCAAGGAGCCACGCCAGGAATACACCAACGCGCTGGTCTCGGTGCATGAGATCGAGCACAAGGAGCAGCAGCCCGGCACGACGCCGATGCTGTCGGTGAAGAACGTGACGGCCGCCTATGGCGGCGGCCACGTCAAGGTGCTGAAGAACGTCTCGGTCGACATCCATCCTGGCCAGACGCTTGCCGTCGTCGGCGAGAGCGGCTCCGGCAAGTCGACGCTGGCGCGCGCCATCACCGGACTGTTGCCGCCGGAGCAGGGAAGCGTCGTCTTCGACGGCCGCACGCTCGGCAACAGGCTTTCCGACCGGCCGAAGGAGGACCTGCGCCAGCTGCAGATGATCTACCAGATGGCGGATGTGGCGATGAACCCGCGCCAGACGGTGGGCACCATCATTGGCAGGCCGCTGGAGTTCTATTTCGGCATGAGGGGCCGCGAGCGCGACAAGCGCGTTGCAGAGCTGCTCGACGAGATCGAGATGGGCAAGGGCTTCATCGACCGCTATCCGGCCGAGCTTTCCGGCGGCCAGAAGCAGCGCGTGTGCATCGCCCGCTCGCTCGCCGCCAAGCCGAAGCTGATCATCTGCGACGAGGTGACGTCGGCGCTCGACCCGCTGGTCGCCAACGGCATCCTCAAGCTGCTGCTCAACCTGCAGCAGGTCGAGAAGGTCGCGTATCTGTTCATCACCCACGACCTCGCGACCGTGAAGTCGATCGCCGATTCGATCGCGGTGATGTATCGCGGCGAGGTTGTCCGCTACGGCGCCAAGAGCAAGGTGCTGACGCCACCCTTCGACGCCTACACCGACCTTCTGTTGTCATCCGTGCCCGAAATGGAGATCGGCTGGTTGGAGAAGGCGATCGCAGGCCGGCGCATGGAGAGCGCCGGGAACTGA
- a CDS encoding alkaline phosphatase family protein: MALRSKLLLIILDGVPYRNWRRLMGNLEGWAQSGEAQVWKMRSVLPSTSACCYASIHTGVTPQVHGILSNENRFRVEQPDIFSEVSKAGGKTGAVTHSYWSEFFRSHPFDLVEDMEFDEPGGPITHGRFHTMTGYNLKNQMTPSDVDLFATLTMLTRRHGIDYGILHTCTLDSMGHRFGHDCHEMDHACYVMDGMLAAFLPGWREAGYEVIVTADHGQTDRGHHGGHDDEMQDFALYYFGPAKGPEADTLLDQLQLAPTVLSRLGVAIPETMKATVFLE, translated from the coding sequence GTGGCGCTCAGATCCAAACTGCTGCTCATCATCCTTGACGGCGTGCCCTACCGCAACTGGCGCCGGCTGATGGGCAATCTCGAAGGCTGGGCGCAGTCCGGCGAAGCGCAGGTGTGGAAGATGCGTTCCGTGCTGCCGTCGACCTCGGCCTGCTGCTACGCCTCGATCCACACCGGGGTCACGCCGCAGGTGCACGGCATCCTGTCGAACGAGAACCGGTTCCGGGTCGAGCAGCCCGATATCTTCTCCGAGGTCAGCAAGGCCGGCGGCAAGACCGGCGCTGTGACCCACTCCTACTGGTCGGAGTTCTTCCGCTCCCATCCGTTCGACCTGGTCGAGGACATGGAATTCGACGAGCCCGGCGGACCGATCACGCATGGCCGCTTCCACACCATGACCGGTTACAATCTCAAGAACCAGATGACGCCGAGCGACGTCGACCTGTTCGCGACGCTGACGATGCTGACGCGGCGCCACGGCATCGACTACGGCATCCTGCACACCTGCACGCTGGACTCGATGGGCCATCGCTTCGGCCACGACTGTCACGAGATGGATCATGCCTGCTACGTGATGGACGGCATGCTCGCCGCCTTCCTGCCCGGCTGGCGCGAAGCCGGCTATGAAGTGATCGTCACCGCCGACCACGGCCAGACCGACCGCGGCCATCACGGCGGACACGACGACGAGATGCAGGATTTCGCGCTCTATTATTTCGGCCCGGCCAAAGGCCCCGAAGCCGACACGCTGCTCGACCAGCTGCAGCTCGCGCCGACGGTGCTGAGCCGGCTCGGTGTGGCGATACCCGAGACGATGAAGGCGACGGTGTTTTTGGAGTGA
- a CDS encoding IS5 family transposase, with translation MAVKRTGQLSLAEAFLGQKLAGGSSPLDRLSGLVKWYRFEKLLNPLRDGGPGRAAWPPLVLFKALLLQSLYGLSDRELEEALGDRLSFRRFVGLGLEESIPDHSVLSRFRNLLVGEGLMERLFGELDRQLEKVGVILKRGTMLDATLIDAVSAPPTAERPSKDADARPVRRGKGGFTFGYKAHVGVDEGSGLIRTVITTPANVNDTVMADHLIRGDEKTVWADAAYDTHARRARLKAEGRKPRIARRPNKHHSLPERLKRYNRLIARRRAAVETTFATLKNRMKLTTIRYVGLAKAAAQVTLAAIAFNMRRWAAITG, from the coding sequence ATGGCGGTGAAGCGGACGGGTCAGTTGAGCCTGGCGGAAGCATTTCTGGGCCAGAAGCTTGCTGGTGGATCCTCGCCGCTCGATCGGCTGTCCGGTCTGGTGAAGTGGTATCGCTTCGAGAAGCTGCTCAACCCGCTACGCGATGGCGGCCCGGGACGTGCGGCTTGGCCTCCGCTGGTTCTGTTCAAAGCACTGCTGCTGCAATCGCTCTATGGGCTATCGGATCGCGAACTCGAGGAAGCGCTGGGCGACCGGCTGTCGTTCCGGCGCTTTGTCGGGCTTGGCCTTGAGGAGAGCATTCCCGATCACTCAGTGCTGTCGCGCTTCCGCAACCTGCTTGTCGGCGAAGGGCTGATGGAAAGGCTGTTTGGCGAACTGGACCGGCAGTTGGAGAAGGTCGGCGTAATCCTGAAGCGCGGCACGATGCTGGATGCGACGCTGATCGATGCGGTCTCGGCGCCGCCGACAGCCGAGCGGCCCTCGAAGGATGCCGATGCCCGTCCCGTGCGGCGGGGCAAGGGCGGCTTTACCTTCGGCTACAAGGCCCATGTTGGGGTCGACGAGGGCTCTGGTCTGATCCGCACGGTGATCACCACGCCGGCCAACGTCAACGACACGGTAATGGCCGATCACTTGATCCGAGGCGACGAGAAGACGGTGTGGGCGGATGCCGCCTATGACACGCATGCCCGGCGTGCTCGGCTCAAGGCCGAGGGCAGGAAGCCGCGCATTGCCCGCCGCCCCAATAAGCACCATTCGCTGCCCGAGCGGCTCAAGCGCTACAATCGCCTGATCGCACGACGGCGGGCGGCGGTGGAGACGACCTTCGCCACGCTTAAGAACCGCATGAAACTGACCACAATCCGCTATGTCGGACTGGCCAAGGCCGCAGCCCAGGTGACACTTGCCGCGATCGCTTTCAACATGCGCCGATGGGCGGCAATCACAGGATAG
- a CDS encoding sigma-70 family RNA polymerase sigma factor, producing the protein MNAATETDRALVDRVAKGDRAAVRLLFMRHHARIYRFVARQTGSEMMADDITNEVFLELWRQAPGFEGRSEVSTWLLGIARFKALSLLRKKKEDWIDDDDAAQVPDSADTPEIVTMKEDKAAALRRFVDALPEEHRTVIDLAYYHGQSVTEIGEVLNIPVATVKTRMFYARKKLGEALKAAGYDRGWP; encoded by the coding sequence ATGAACGCGGCGACGGAAACCGATCGCGCGCTTGTAGACCGGGTCGCGAAGGGCGACCGGGCCGCCGTGCGGCTCCTGTTCATGCGTCACCACGCGCGGATCTACCGCTTCGTGGCGCGCCAGACGGGATCGGAAATGATGGCCGACGATATCACCAATGAGGTCTTTCTCGAGCTGTGGCGGCAGGCACCGGGCTTCGAAGGCCGCTCCGAGGTCTCGACCTGGCTGCTCGGCATCGCGCGCTTCAAGGCGCTGTCCCTGCTGCGCAAGAAGAAGGAAGACTGGATCGACGACGACGACGCGGCGCAGGTTCCCGACAGCGCCGACACGCCGGAAATCGTTACCATGAAGGAAGACAAGGCCGCCGCCTTGCGCCGCTTCGTCGATGCCTTGCCGGAGGAACACCGCACGGTGATCGACCTCGCCTACTATCACGGCCAGTCGGTGACCGAGATCGGCGAGGTGCTCAATATCCCGGTCGCGACGGTCAAAACGAGGATGTTCTACGCCCGCAAGAAACTCGGCGAGGCGCTGAAGGCCGCCGGCTACGACAGGGGGTGGCCATGA
- a CDS encoding anti-sigma factor produces the protein MSAAEKMSRRDEMETLLPFYLNGSLEGAELEAVEEWLASDPAAMAALGEAEAEFSGTAAANEAIRPPADALSRFARALDAEAGPVRAPAGQSWLASIFGRLTAMPAGVAWAAAAALLALVVVQSFEQPGGKGNDFEIAGAEDDLAKLPFALVKFKADARMSDIAAFLGQNGLKIASGPTADGVFHLTIPASNAADYDKLVGLIAAQPFAEAVMQGRKPVDGG, from the coding sequence ATGAGCGCCGCTGAGAAAATGTCGCGCCGCGACGAGATGGAGACGCTGCTGCCGTTCTACCTGAACGGCTCGCTGGAAGGCGCCGAGCTGGAAGCCGTCGAGGAATGGCTGGCCTCCGATCCGGCGGCGATGGCCGCCCTTGGCGAGGCGGAGGCCGAGTTCTCCGGCACCGCCGCCGCCAACGAGGCGATTCGCCCGCCGGCGGATGCGCTCTCGCGCTTCGCCAGGGCGCTCGACGCCGAGGCCGGTCCGGTGCGCGCGCCCGCCGGCCAGTCATGGCTGGCGAGCATCTTCGGCCGGCTTACGGCAATGCCCGCCGGCGTGGCCTGGGCGGCGGCCGCGGCGCTGCTTGCGCTGGTCGTGGTGCAGTCCTTCGAGCAGCCCGGCGGCAAGGGCAACGACTTCGAGATCGCCGGCGCCGAGGACGACCTGGCGAAGCTGCCCTTCGCCCTGGTGAAGTTCAAGGCGGATGCCAGGATGTCGGACATCGCCGCCTTCCTCGGCCAGAACGGGCTGAAGATAGCCAGCGGGCCGACCGCCGACGGCGTCTTCCATCTGACCATCCCGGCGAGCAACGCGGCCGACTACGACAAGCTCGTCGGCCTTATTGCCGCCCAGCCTTTCGCGGAGGCTGTGATGCAGGGAAGGAAACCGGTCGATGGCGGCTAA
- a CDS encoding S8 family serine peptidase: protein MAAKAVILHAAILTAAFVAAPAFAQTNDPSLSQKQVDCLNRTTAAGADCDKNAGGKSDGSKSGAGTAAVFMPALIVDLFPNSPASPAPSNPSNGGSRPSSPTNTPAPAPGPPPTGLNLAAPPRAVSGEFVPDEVLVTVQGDAGAVQQIATAFGLQVRSERQSRLLGGTLVRFGIPDGRPVGVVLAQLAADGRTQRREPNHIYSLQQAAGIVNYAFDRIALDAKSASGENVRVAVIDTGIDDTNPALKGVIADQFDAMPKVPIEKRDHGTSVDGLIAGVGALEGMAPGARIYHARAFEGGKSTMDVILSALDWAAEQDVRIINMSFVGPKNDLLGTACRNARALGMVLVAAAGNNGPKAPYGYPAAFDGVIAVTATDAKDGLMAQANRGAYVFISAPGVEMVAPSGTGSDVVTGTSFAAAIVSGAIANLIHAAPDRSADDIEKALAATAKDLGPKGRDNDFGYGLLDMKAAGAAKE, encoded by the coding sequence ATGGCGGCTAAGGCGGTCATTCTTCATGCGGCAATCCTGACGGCGGCATTTGTCGCCGCGCCCGCCTTTGCGCAGACCAACGATCCGAGCCTTTCGCAGAAGCAAGTCGACTGCCTGAACCGCACGACGGCAGCCGGCGCCGATTGCGACAAGAATGCCGGCGGCAAGAGCGATGGCAGCAAGTCAGGCGCAGGCACGGCTGCCGTGTTTATGCCTGCGCTGATCGTCGACCTGTTTCCGAATTCCCCGGCAAGTCCGGCGCCCTCAAATCCGTCGAATGGAGGGTCGCGACCAAGCAGCCCAACGAACACGCCAGCTCCAGCGCCCGGTCCCCCGCCCACGGGTCTCAATTTGGCCGCGCCGCCGCGCGCGGTCAGCGGCGAGTTCGTTCCCGACGAGGTGCTGGTGACGGTGCAAGGCGATGCCGGCGCGGTGCAGCAGATCGCCACCGCCTTCGGCCTGCAGGTGCGCTCAGAGCGCCAGTCACGGCTGCTCGGCGGCACGCTGGTGCGCTTCGGCATTCCCGACGGACGGCCGGTCGGCGTGGTGCTGGCGCAGCTTGCCGCCGACGGCCGCACGCAGCGGCGCGAGCCGAACCACATCTACTCGCTGCAGCAGGCCGCCGGCATCGTCAACTATGCCTTCGACCGCATCGCGCTGGATGCCAAAAGTGCCAGCGGCGAGAATGTGCGCGTCGCCGTCATCGACACCGGCATCGACGACACCAACCCGGCACTGAAAGGCGTGATCGCCGACCAGTTCGACGCCATGCCGAAAGTGCCGATCGAGAAGCGCGACCACGGCACTTCGGTCGACGGGCTGATCGCCGGCGTCGGCGCGCTGGAAGGCATGGCGCCGGGCGCCAGGATTTATCACGCGCGCGCCTTCGAAGGCGGCAAGTCGACCATGGATGTCATCCTGTCGGCGCTTGACTGGGCCGCCGAACAGGACGTGCGCATCATCAACATGAGCTTCGTCGGCCCGAAGAACGACCTGCTCGGCACCGCCTGCCGCAATGCGCGCGCGCTCGGCATGGTGCTGGTCGCGGCGGCCGGCAACAACGGCCCGAAGGCGCCCTATGGCTACCCGGCGGCCTTCGACGGCGTCATCGCGGTGACCGCCACCGACGCCAAGGACGGGCTTATGGCGCAGGCCAATCGCGGCGCCTATGTGTTCATCTCGGCGCCAGGGGTGGAGATGGTGGCGCCGAGCGGCACTGGCTCGGATGTGGTGACCGGCACCTCTTTCGCCGCAGCCATTGTCAGCGGCGCCATCGCCAACCTGATCCACGCCGCGCCCGACCGCTCGGCCGACGACATCGAGAAGGCGCTGGCCGCCACCGCGAAGGATCTCGGGCCGAAAGGACGGGACAATGATTTCGGCTATGGCCTGCTGGATATGAAGGCGGCCGGAGCGGCGAAGGAGTGA